The following coding sequences are from one Virgibacillus necropolis window:
- a CDS encoding pyrimidine-nucleoside phosphorylase, with the protein MRMYDLIEKKRDGKNLTQEEIGYFIDGYTNDEIPDYQVSALLMAIYFQDMSEDERAMLTSAMVNSGDTIDLSNIEGIKVDKHSTGGVGDTTTLILAPLVASLGVPVAKMSGRGLGHTGGTIDKLEAVPGFHVEITSAEFIGLVNKNKVAVIGQTGNLTPADKKLYSLRDVTATVNSIPLIASSIMSKKIASGADAIVLDVKTGAGAFMKELDDAKQLAEAMVSIGNRVGRNTMAVISDMSQPLGRAIGNALEVKEAIETLKGQGPKDLTELCLTLGSQMVVLAEKATTIEEARQMLEENIANGKAFEQFKIFLEAQGGDAGVADDPSLLPQATHKIELPANTSGTVSEIVANDFGTAAMMLGAGRATKESEIDLAVGLVLHKKVGDSVKEGESLLTIHANDSDLDKVKEKLYQSITITAGSVDVPSLIYDRITKK; encoded by the coding sequence ATGAGAATGTATGATTTAATTGAAAAAAAACGTGATGGTAAGAATTTAACGCAAGAAGAAATTGGGTACTTTATTGATGGTTATACAAACGATGAAATCCCTGATTACCAAGTTAGTGCATTACTAATGGCCATTTATTTTCAAGATATGTCTGAAGATGAACGAGCAATGCTCACATCTGCAATGGTAAACTCTGGTGATACAATTGATCTATCAAATATAGAAGGAATCAAAGTAGACAAGCATTCAACGGGTGGTGTTGGTGATACAACGACACTTATTTTGGCACCACTTGTTGCGTCACTTGGAGTTCCAGTTGCTAAGATGAGTGGACGTGGTCTTGGACACACTGGTGGAACAATCGATAAATTGGAAGCTGTTCCAGGTTTTCACGTTGAGATAACTAGCGCAGAGTTTATTGGGCTAGTTAATAAAAATAAGGTTGCCGTAATCGGCCAAACTGGTAATTTAACGCCAGCAGATAAAAAATTATACAGTTTGCGAGATGTTACAGCGACCGTTAACTCTATCCCTCTGATTGCAAGCTCGATAATGAGTAAAAAAATTGCATCGGGTGCAGATGCGATAGTTTTGGACGTTAAAACTGGTGCTGGTGCATTCATGAAAGAACTTGATGATGCAAAACAATTAGCAGAAGCTATGGTTTCAATCGGGAATCGGGTTGGACGAAATACGATGGCAGTCATCTCTGATATGTCACAGCCGTTAGGAAGAGCAATCGGTAATGCTTTAGAAGTAAAAGAGGCAATTGAAACATTAAAAGGACAAGGACCAAAAGATCTAACTGAGTTATGTTTAACGCTAGGTAGTCAAATGGTAGTATTAGCTGAAAAGGCAACGACAATTGAGGAAGCACGGCAAATGCTTGAAGAAAATATTGCGAATGGTAAAGCCTTTGAACAGTTTAAAATTTTCTTAGAAGCGCAGGGCGGAGATGCAGGTGTTGCAGATGATCCTAGTTTGTTACCACAAGCGACACATAAGATAGAGTTACCTGCTAATACCTCAGGTACAGTTTCCGAAATTGTAGCAAATGATTTTGGCACGGCCGCGATGATGCTCGGGGCGGGTAGGGCAACAAAAGAATCGGAAATTGATTTGGCAGTTGGTCTCGTTCTTCATAAAAAGGTAGGAGATTCTGTAAAGGAAGGTGAATCACTCCTAACCATTCATGCAAATGATTCAGATCTTGACAAGGTTAAGGAAAAACTATATCAAAGTATTACGATTACCGCTGGTTCAGTGGATGTTCCTTCCTTGATCTATGATAGGATTACAAAAAAATAA